CGGGGAATACAAAGTATCGCAAAGCCCGAACACCCTTCGTACGATTCTCGGCTCCTGTGTCGGGGTACTTATCTACGATCCCGTCAGTAAAATCGGCGGACTCGCGCACGTTTATCTCCCCCTTTCAAAGGATTATCATAATGAGCGGAGGGGAGGTATCGCAAACGACAAATACGCCGATATCCTCCTTCCGAAAATGATCGAAGATATGCTCGAAAAGGGAGCGAACAAGCGCCACTTTATTTCCTATCTCGTCGGCGGAGCCACACTCTTTAATATAAAACCGGACAGTTCACTCAATATCGGAGAAAAGAATCTCCAGGTGGTAAAGGAAATATTGCAAAATCTTCATATTACCTTTTTTCAACTCCAGGTGGGGGGTAATACGGGCCGGCGGGTCTTTTTTAACCTGATTAATGGTGATATCGATGTCACCGATCTGAAAAAACATTAAAGAAGGTAATGATGGCGATGAATAAACATAATATACTTCTTGCTTCACTTATACTACTTCAGGCCGCGATTATTATCATTGCAGTCTTCACTCTCCTTCAAACAAATCCGGTGGTCGCCCTCATCCTGATTGCCGTATCGACGGTCACAGGGCTGGTCGCGGGCTATTTTACCGTTTGCTGTCATAATACCGTTCGATCGTTTCGCGAGGGCAAAAAAAAGGAACATATTCTTTTTTCAGAAATGGTGGGTCACGTCGGGGAACTCGAAAATAAAATCACCGAACTCTCCAAAACGGCATCTTCACCCGGAGAGGAGGTCGGGGGAAAAGCCGATGAAGCGAAAAAAAAGATTGAGCAGATGAAAGATACAATGGAGACATACAAAAAAGAACTGGTAAAGTATCTGACACCGATCAACAAGGTATTTTACATGAAAGAAAACAACTTTACCGTATCCGAACGGATGAACAATATAATCGGCGCGCTTATTTCAAGCATTAAATCCACGGTCAACGACATGAATCACCAATCGGAAACATTGACCCTCACCTTCGAAGCATTTGATATCACGACACTGACCATGGAAAAAGTCGACTCCATTATCCAGCACGCGTCCCGCCTTGCCGAAGACCTGACCGCACAGACCACGAAGGGGCAGAACGCCGTTATAACGACAAGAGACAGTATGGGGGAGATCCTCGATTTTTCCGAAAAGATGGCCACGATTATCACCACCATCGTGGACATTTCGGACAAAACGAATATCCTCGCGATCAATGCCGCCATCGAATCGACCCGCGCGGGAAAAGAGGGCAAAGGATTTGCCGTGATCGCACAGGAAATTCGCGCCCTGGCGAACACGACGCGCGAAGCATCGATCGAGATCAAAACGATCATCGAAAGTATCATTGAGAAAATCGAGAAGCAGGCGGAACTTTATGAACTTGTCCATAATATTTTCCTGGAAATCAGCAATTACATTCAGAAAACTTCCAGCCTGAACAAGGAAATCTACAAAATATCAAGGAAAAACGTCATACAGGGTAAAGAAATACAAACAGCGGTCAACATGTTGAAATCGATCGCGGATAAGATCATTTCCGCTTCGAACAAGGAACTGTTCGAAGCGAACGAGATCATGACAATCATGAAAGCGATTGAAAAACTTTTCGCGCAGGATTATAATTTCGAGAAATTCCTGTCCGATTTATCGAGTAACTAAACGGGAAAGGGAAGCCGGTATGAACAACAAAACAATCCTTGTCGTCGACGATCAGAAGATCAATCTGGAACTCATGGAAAAATATCTCTCGGGCGATGCGGGATACAAGGTTATCGTCACACAGGATAACACCAACGTGGAGAAACTGATCAGGGACAATCAACCCGATGCCATTATCATGGATATCGTTATGCCGGAGATGAGGGGCGATGAAATAGCACGTCAATTGAAAAGCAATCCCCAAACCTCAGGCATTCCCGTCATCCTGATTACGGCGGACATATTGCAGGAAAAAGACAATGCTTCTGCGGATTACTTTATCCGCAGACCGGTTATCGGTGAAGATTTATTGAAAATTCTTTCCGATATTTTCACCACACCACAATAATTGTTATTTATTTTATGTATATAAGGCGGTTTTTTCGATGATTGAGCTTGTATTGTTCGTTATCGGATTCGTCATTCTTATAAAAGGCGCGGGGCTTCTTGTCGACGGCTCCTCATCGATAGCGGGATACCTGAAGATTTCCAGGCTTGTCATCGGCATGACCGCCGTCGCCTTCGGCACCTCGCTTCCCGAACTCTTAGTCAATGTCTTCGCGAGCATCGGGAACAATCCCGGTATCGCGATCGGCAACATTATCGGAAGCAATATCGCAAACATACTTCTCATCCTCGGTATTTCTTCGATCATCTATCCCCTCGTCGTGACAAAAGGGACGGTATGGCGGGAAATACCTTTCTGCCTGCTCGCCTCGCTGGTCTTTGCGGTGTTGTCGAACGACCTGTTGATCGACGGCGATCAACAATCACTATTGACCAGAATCGACGGAATCGTCTTTCTTTTCTTTTTTGTCATCTTCCTCTATTATATGTGGAGTATCGCACGCGAAAACGATCTTATTGTCTCCGAGGTATCGATAAAGACATTGCCCCTCCACCGGTCCGTTATATATATGCTCGCGGGTCTGGCCGGTCTTGTGATTGGGGGAAAATGGATCGTGGACGGAGCCGTATTTATTACCGGATTCTTCGGGATCGGACAGACATTCATCGGGTTGTCGATCATTGCCGTCGGAACATCCCTCCCCGAACTCGCCACTTCCGCCATCGCCGCCTATAAGAAAAACCCGGATATTGCCGTGGGAAATGTCGTGGGCTCCAATATTTTCAATATTTTTTTCATCCTCGGGGTGAGTTCGATTATAAAACCCCTTCCCATGCAGCAATCGAATAATATCGATACGGCGGTCATGATCGCTGCGACCATGATCCTGTTTCTCTTTATGTTTACCGGTAAGAAATCCTCGATCGACAGGTGGGAAGGGTTCATTCTTACGGCAGCATATGCCGGATATATCACGTACCTTATCCTTAACCAGGCGGGCGTATGGTAATCCTGGCACGGTTTCTTGCCGCATTTATTCCGATATTTGTCGCAGTCGATGCGGTCGGCGTTCTTCCCATCTTTATCAATTTCACCGAAGGCCTTTCTCCAGAAAAGAGGCGCTTGATCGTCGGCCGGGCGATGATCGTCGCCGCTGTCATTTCAATCGTATTTCTTTTTCTCGGAAAGGCGATATTCGATTTTCTTCGTATCGAGATGGCGGATTTCATGATTGCCGGCGGCGTTCTTCTTTTTTGTATCGCAATCACCGATATTTTGAGTCAGAAAAAACGCCGGCGTATTCCCGCAGAAGACGTGGGGGCCGTCCCCCTCGGAACCCCCCTTATCGTGGGACCCGCGGTCCTTTCGACATCGCTTGTCATCGTTAACGAATACGGCCCCGTCATCTCCCTGGTTTCCGTCCTCGTCAATATTTTGATCGCGGGGCTGGTGTTTTTGGCCGCCGATGTCATCATAAAAATAATACGGCCTTCAGGCGCCCGTGTCCTGAGCAAGGTAACGAGCATCATCCTGGCCTCGATCGCCGTGATGATGGTCAGAAAGGGGATAATGCTGGTATTTTTTTAACCCGCACGCTTCCGGTTATATCCCCAGGTCTTTCCTGATCGCCACCACCATTCTGCAGTGATTGATGAGGTCTTCCTCCCCGGTTACTTCGGAGGTATAATTGAGGCCGTACGGCCAGAAATGCTGGGTATCAGCGTGGAGGACATCCTCCGGATTTCCCGTGATCGCCCTGAGCTGGTTCGTCGCGTTCGTTCCCGTGAATATTCCGTCGACGACGAGCGACCGCCACCGCGAGTGGGTCCCGACGCCCGCGCAGTGGGACATTTCATGCATCGCGGTGATATAATTCATATAGGTCTCGCCGCCGAAGGAAATGGGGCCGTTCCAGTTTGCCTGGGCCGTCGGTACGCCCGGATCGTAGTACACCGTCACGTGCATGACGATATTCGTGTGGCAGTTGTAATACGATACGGCCTCCTCCATCGCCTCCGTGATCAGGGTGTACGCGCGCCGCTCGTCCTGTGTCGGCGATGAGGCGGTGGAGAGAGTATAGGTGAAGTTGCCGCTCCCGGTGCAGCCCCCGGCCGGTTCCCCCGGGAAACGGTCGATGAGCCCTACGTAAAACTGCGCGATGAGCAACGCGTCGACGATATCGGTACCGCCGCTTGCATTCACATCCGAAAGCGAGATGCTGAAGTTCTGCGGATCGAGACCCACGTAATACTGCGCGACCAGAAGCGCGTCGACGATATCGATATTTCCGTTTCCGTTCACATCGCCCAGGGACTGCGGAAAAGCCGCGAAAACCGCCATGACTAAAAAGGCGAGGACAAAAACCGTCTTTTTCATTTTTTTACTCCTCTTTTATGTTTTTTTATATACCGCCCGGAAGCCTCATTCAATCCCGCTCCATGCGACGGCGAGGGGGTTTACCCACGATTCGCAGTGATAGTCGGGCGCCGGATAAAATCCCGCGAAAATAAACTGCTCGGAAGGATCGATAAAAATACCCACCCCTTCGGATCCTTCATGATCGTAGGTCCCTTCGGGGAGGAAATTATGCTTGTTCACTTCCCAGCCCAATCCGCACGTCCACCGGTATGATTCGTCGTAGATATGATTCCTCCAGCTGTATGCCGTGATATCCCTGACCTGCGCCCGGACCGCGGTCTCGACCGTCTTTCGCCCCAACAACCGGTTTCCCCGGAAAGATCCTCCGTTCAGCATCATCTGGCCGAACTTCCATAAATCCGGAAGGGTCGACCAGATACCACCCCCGCCAAAAAAGGAAGGGGTAACGACATCATCCCGTTTTTTATCGAGTTTTTCCCTGTTCCACCCGGACGATGTCAGACTCACCCTTCCCTTCATATGGGGTGGAACAAAGAAAAACGAATCGTCCATTCCAAGGGGTTTGAAAATGTGCTCCTCGACATACCTGT
This genomic window from Spirochaetales bacterium contains:
- a CDS encoding MarC family protein; its protein translation is MVILARFLAAFIPIFVAVDAVGVLPIFINFTEGLSPEKRRLIVGRAMIVAAVISIVFLFLGKAIFDFLRIEMADFMIAGGVLLFCIAITDILSQKKRRRIPAEDVGAVPLGTPLIVGPAVLSTSLVIVNEYGPVISLVSVLVNILIAGLVFLAADVIIKIIRPSGARVLSKVTSIILASIAVMMVRKGIMLVFF
- a CDS encoding dockerin type I repeat-containing protein, producing the protein MKKTVFVLAFLVMAVFAAFPQSLGDVNGNGNIDIVDALLVAQYYVGLDPQNFSISLSDVNASGGTDIVDALLIAQFYVGLIDRFPGEPAGGCTGSGNFTYTLSTASSPTQDERRAYTLITEAMEEAVSYYNCHTNIVMHVTVYYDPGVPTAQANWNGPISFGGETYMNYITAMHEMSHCAGVGTHSRWRSLVVDGIFTGTNATNQLRAITGNPEDVLHADTQHFWPYGLNYTSEVTGEEDLINHCRMVVAIRKDLGI
- a CDS encoding chemotaxis protein CheD, producing the protein MKEILSVGIGEYKVSQSPNTLRTILGSCVGVLIYDPVSKIGGLAHVYLPLSKDYHNERRGGIANDKYADILLPKMIEDMLEKGANKRHFISYLVGGATLFNIKPDSSLNIGEKNLQVVKEILQNLHITFFQLQVGGNTGRRVFFNLINGDIDVTDLKKH
- a CDS encoding calcium/sodium antiporter, translated to MIELVLFVIGFVILIKGAGLLVDGSSSIAGYLKISRLVIGMTAVAFGTSLPELLVNVFASIGNNPGIAIGNIIGSNIANILLILGISSIIYPLVVTKGTVWREIPFCLLASLVFAVLSNDLLIDGDQQSLLTRIDGIVFLFFFVIFLYYMWSIARENDLIVSEVSIKTLPLHRSVIYMLAGLAGLVIGGKWIVDGAVFITGFFGIGQTFIGLSIIAVGTSLPELATSAIAAYKKNPDIAVGNVVGSNIFNIFFILGVSSIIKPLPMQQSNNIDTAVMIAATMILFLFMFTGKKSSIDRWEGFILTAAYAGYITYLILNQAGVW
- a CDS encoding response regulator; this encodes MNNKTILVVDDQKINLELMEKYLSGDAGYKVIVTQDNTNVEKLIRDNQPDAIIMDIVMPEMRGDEIARQLKSNPQTSGIPVILITADILQEKDNASADYFIRRPVIGEDLLKILSDIFTTPQ